The following proteins are co-located in the Solanum pennellii chromosome 1, SPENNV200 genome:
- the LOC107003688 gene encoding DNA polymerase eta isoform X2 has product MPVARPELSDCRVIAHVDMDCFYVQVEQRKQPSLRGQPTAVVQYNSWQGGGLIAASYEARKFGVKRSMRGDEAKQVCPEIHLVQVPVARGKADLNAYRNAGSEVVSILSRRGRCERASIDEVYLDLTIAAEAMLADNPPECLETISEEVVQSHVLGLEEVGSDARENVRHWFTRSDASRRDKLLACGAFIVAELRLQVLEETEFTCSAGIAHNKMLAKLASGMNKPAQQTVVPFSSVSKLLGTLPIKKMKQLGGKLGTSLQIDLGVNTVGDMLQFSEEKLQGYYGVNTGSWLWNTARGINGEEVKGRLLPNSHGSGKTFPGPRALKTVASVEKWLNELCDELSERLQSDLEQNKRIAHTLTLHAHAYKVGFSCQSNDGDSFRKFPSKSCPLRYGTSKIKEDALSLFQAGLREYLGLFNVKISGNQNNGWGITGLSVSASKIVAIPSGTRSIMNYFHNQEEAFPQVKLSSEQLIQDAPLLSPSEDSLESGGHLTLQTIEPSIACREENEETKYSMSLDRQEEDKDTCKEKLPDNETSICSSPDAEVYRGWEKDQNESSRDYLTVKIRDSLESEDGKRKSNKEKGMSTISRYFQSQLSGSFLKAEHANTSRLSESSSLSDRQSELPQENSPARGESSVDTHLCSQIKLKRPSWSYDIDEIDQDVLNELPKQIQEEVQAWLRPQKRPNTVKKDLGITRYFLPAKDK; this is encoded by the exons ATGCCGGTGGCAAGACCTGAGTTATCGGATTGTAGAGTTATTGCTCACGTCGATATGGATTGCTTCTACGTTCAAG TGGAGCAGCGGAAGCAACCAAGTCTAAGAGGTCAACCCACTGCTGTTGTACAGTACAATTCTTGGCAAGGTGGGGGACTGATCGCTGCCAGTTATGAGGCTCGTAAGTTTGGGGTGAAGCG CTCAATGCGAGGTGATGAAGCAAAGCAAGTTTGTCCGGAGATTCATCTTGTTCAAGTCCCAGTTGCCCGTGGTAAAGCTGATCTTAATGCCTACAGGAATGCAGGCTCAGAG GTTGTCTCTATACTTTCTAGAAGAGGCCGATGTGAGCGTGCTTCAATTGATGAAGTGTATTTGGATCTCACTATAGCTGCTGAAGCAATGCTGGCAGATAATCCTCCTGAGTGCCTGGAAACTATCAGTGAAGAAGTAGTACAATCACATGTTTTGGGTCTTGAGGAA GTTGGTAGCGATGCCAGAGAGAATGTCAGACATTGGTTCACTAGAAGTGATGCTAGTCGTCGTGATAAGTTGTTAGCCTGTGGAGCCTTTATTGTTGCAGAACTTCGGCTGCAAGTACTAGAAGAGACTGAGTTCACTTGTTCTGCAGGCATTGCTCATAATAAG ATGCTGGCCAAACTTGCAAGTGGAATGAATAAACCTGCTCAGCAAACTGTGGTGCCTTTCTCATCCGTCAGCAAATTACTTGGAACTTTgcctataaaaaaaat GAAACAGCTTGGAGGAAAACTTGGAACTTCTTTGCAAATTGACTTGGGTGTGAACACTGTTGGGGATATGCTCCAGTTTTCAGAAGAAAAGCTACAAGGATATTATGGAGTAAATACTGG TTCCTGGTTATGGAATACAGCAAGGGGCATTAATGGAGAAGAGGTCAAGGGACGCCTTCTTCCCAACAGTCATGGATCAGGAAAGACATTTCCTGGACCTCGAGCTCTTAAAACTGTTGCTTCT GTTGAAAAATGGCTTAATGAGCTCTGCGACGAACTTAGTGAACGTCTTCAGTCTGATTTAGAACAGAATAAGCGCATTGCACATACTCTTACTCTACATGCTCACGCATACAAGGTTGGCTTTTCTTGTCAG TCAAATGATGGAGATTCGTTCAGGAAATTTCCATCAAAATCGTGTCCATTGAGGTATGGGACTTCCAAGATTAAGGAAGATGCCCTAAGCCTGTTTCAAGCAGGATTGCGTGAATATCTTGGCCTGTTCAATGTGAAGATTTCCGGAAATCAAAACAATGGGTGGGGTATAACTGGTCTTTCTGTTTCAGCCAGTAAAATTGTAGCTATACCATCA GGTACACGTTCtattatgaattattttcatAACCAAGAGGAAGCTTTCCCTCAAGTTAAACTGTCCAGCGAACAACTTATCCAAGATGCTCCACTTTTGTCACCTTCAG AGGACAGTCTTGAAAGTGGAGGTCATCTGACACTGCAGACAATAGAGCCATCGATAGCATGTCGTGAGGAAAATGAAGAGACTAAATATTCCATGTCACTAGACAGACAGGAAGAGGACAAGGACACGTGTAAAGAAAAG CTGCCTGATAATGAGACTTCAATCTGTTCTTCACCAG ATGCTGAAGTGTACCGGGGATGGGAGAAAGATCAGAATGAATCAAGCAGGGACTACCTTACTGTAAAGATTAGAGATAGTTTAGAGTCAGAGGATGGGAAGAggaaatcaaataaagaaaag GGGATGTCAACAATCTCGCGATATTTTCAAAGTCAACTCTCTGGCTCTTTCTTAAAGGCAGAACATGCCAATACTAGTAGGCTAAGCGAATCCTCCTCCTTGTCAG ACCGTCAAAGTGAACTTCCTCAAGAAAATTCACCTGCAAGAGGTGAATCTAGTGTTGATACTCATCTTTGTAGCCAGATTAAACTGAAAAGGCCTTCATGGAGTTACGACATTGATGAGATTGACCAGGATGTCTTGAATGAGTTACCAAAACAAATTCAAGAAGAGGTACAAGCATGGCTCAGGCCTCAGAAGCGACCTAATACAGTGAAAAAGGATTTGGGTATTACTCGTTATTTCTTACCTGCAAAAGATAAATAG